One window of Mycolicibacterium rufum genomic DNA carries:
- a CDS encoding WhiB family transcriptional regulator: MGQHNATVHAASGPRGIDHGSRVEVRTYRTSETTPCQTVDPNRTRNGSDLWFSQFKDRVMAVRGCQECPFIGRCGFNAVARREEYGVWGGLSLPGDKSGLQHLEAAYDFLLAQFEARRHIELPGLPAPAMPSASIRRRSAGDDNEADGSADAA, translated from the coding sequence ATGGGTCAGCACAACGCCACAGTCCATGCCGCATCCGGCCCGCGTGGGATCGACCACGGCAGCCGCGTCGAGGTGCGGACGTACCGGACCAGTGAGACCACCCCCTGCCAAACGGTCGACCCGAATCGGACCCGTAATGGCTCGGATCTATGGTTCTCGCAGTTCAAGGACCGCGTCATGGCGGTTCGCGGGTGCCAAGAGTGCCCCTTCATTGGTCGCTGCGGCTTCAACGCCGTCGCCCGGCGCGAGGAGTACGGCGTATGGGGCGGGCTGTCGCTGCCGGGTGACAAGAGCGGTTTGCAACACCTGGAAGCGGCTTACGACTTCCTGCTGGCGCAATTCGAAGCGCGTCGCCACATCGAGCTACCCGGACTGCCCGCACCAGCGATGCCGTCCGCCTCGATCCGCCGTCGTAGCGCAGGTGACGACAACGAGGCCGATGGCTCCGCTGACGCGGCATAA
- a CDS encoding helix-turn-helix domain-containing protein translates to MKDAFHGSARIPHGPYAAHRDLADVTTRPYHGSGPSLRRRGTAHTAPVWIRRASGHCFDRLPRIALDVNVQWGAIPCWSGRARRWAHETVPAAYRLRYNTHVRPVMPNNPVSLKSVVAVAEARASFADHRTGRNCRPTNERIAQLTGLSVRTVQRASTALRLLGVATEVMRGRQRTRAERYASWRVGDRGRGWASVWALHDSRFHRLSPHPEGSLLENQPSVKNSLTTSTRPKAGSSAAPRRTAPSPQALTLANRWICDRHSPPWARRYRTGAPWARLLTTVAEHGWTPRDLNQAITDWIGTGHWIPDAPHKPIGLLGAILAAHGNPAERPSALEEAREAAEFTLTRKRIAAQFAERDAALRARQAARAALSGSGRRAALDIARQAAQRALQRRAEADRLAHEERRTRVDEIRGIPAN, encoded by the coding sequence TTGAAAGACGCATTCCACGGTAGCGCACGCATTCCACACGGTCCATATGCCGCGCACCGTGACCTCGCCGATGTCACCACTCGTCCCTATCACGGTTCCGGCCCGTCGCTGCGCCGCCGGGGCACGGCCCACACCGCGCCGGTATGGATCCGTCGCGCCAGCGGACACTGCTTCGATCGCCTTCCCCGTATTGCCCTCGACGTCAACGTGCAATGGGGCGCCATCCCATGCTGGAGCGGTCGAGCGCGACGCTGGGCACACGAAACCGTTCCTGCGGCCTACCGCCTGCGCTACAACACCCACGTACGTCCGGTCATGCCCAACAATCCAGTAAGCCTCAAATCTGTTGTTGCGGTGGCCGAAGCGCGCGCATCGTTCGCCGACCACCGGACCGGACGCAACTGCCGGCCCACCAATGAACGCATCGCTCAACTCACCGGGCTATCGGTACGCACCGTACAGCGCGCCTCCACAGCCCTGCGGCTCCTTGGAGTCGCCACCGAAGTGATGCGGGGCAGGCAACGCACCCGCGCCGAGCGCTACGCCAGCTGGCGCGTCGGCGACCGCGGTCGCGGCTGGGCATCGGTGTGGGCGTTGCACGACAGCAGATTTCACCGGCTGTCACCCCATCCCGAAGGGTCTCTTTTAGAGAACCAACCTTCTGTTAAGAATTCACTCACTACCAGCACCCGACCAAAGGCCGGTAGCAGCGCCGCTCCGCGTCGCACAGCACCTAGTCCGCAAGCGCTAACCCTGGCGAACCGATGGATCTGTGACCGGCACAGCCCGCCGTGGGCCCGGCGCTACCGCACCGGCGCCCCCTGGGCCCGACTACTCACGACCGTCGCCGAGCACGGCTGGACGCCGCGGGACCTCAACCAGGCCATCACCGACTGGATCGGAACCGGACATTGGATTCCCGACGCCCCGCACAAGCCAATCGGCCTGCTGGGCGCCATCCTTGCAGCTCATGGAAACCCGGCCGAACGACCCTCAGCCCTCGAGGAAGCCCGCGAAGCTGCCGAGTTCACCTTGACGCGCAAGCGCATTGCGGCCCAGTTCGCCGAACGAGACGCAGCCCTGCGGGCACGCCAAGCGGCCCGAGCGGCGCTAAGCGGATCGGGCCGCCGAGCAGCGCTCGATATCGCCCGACAAGCCGCGCAACGAGCTCTACAGCGTCGCGCTGAAGCCGACCGCCTCGCGCACGAGGAACGCCGCACCCGGGTCGACGAGATCCGTGGCATCCCAGCGAACTGA
- a CDS encoding helix-turn-helix domain-containing protein → MSSWENLASAVASRRAELGLTQVDVAERGEVSVDMIRNIEHVRRTPKRVKPATARALEYALQWEPGSVETALAGGDPVPANDQARLSPRTAASVTAPDEQRASPTAVSTAEAAPADVAAPPETGDRFALARQLVALRSTLSAHQHSISAEAREALEAEMAVSAREAEESIIRLMPWLDDAERGEAIQLLVRLREPLS, encoded by the coding sequence ATGTCGTCCTGGGAGAACCTCGCATCCGCGGTCGCCTCGCGGCGCGCAGAGCTGGGTTTGACTCAGGTCGACGTGGCGGAGCGCGGCGAGGTCTCGGTGGACATGATCCGCAACATCGAGCACGTCCGGCGCACTCCGAAGCGGGTCAAGCCCGCGACGGCTCGCGCGCTCGAATACGCCCTACAGTGGGAACCGGGCAGCGTCGAGACCGCCCTGGCCGGCGGTGACCCGGTCCCCGCGAATGATCAGGCCCGCCTTTCACCGCGCACCGCTGCGAGCGTGACAGCTCCCGACGAACAGCGAGCATCACCGACGGCAGTGTCCACCGCAGAGGCGGCGCCGGCCGACGTGGCTGCGCCGCCGGAGACGGGCGATCGGTTCGCGCTGGCTCGCCAGCTCGTCGCTCTGCGCTCTACCCTGTCGGCTCATCAACACTCCATCAGCGCCGAAGCGCGAGAGGCGTTGGAGGCAGAGATGGCCGTGTCCGCGCGAGAGGCCGAGGAGTCCATCATCCGGTTGATGCCGTGGCTCGACGACGCCGAGCGCGGGGAGGCTATTCAACTGCTGGTGCGCTTGCGAGAACCGTTGTCCTAA
- a CDS encoding WhiB family transcriptional regulator: protein MTSPPSRRNTSITEPPPCHLDPDQWFCRSRRMQALSTCLACPLRRSCAQLALECRPSWGMWAGIWIDGRFAAAAALLDEVAADDPPVAPEHDPPPPPREPRRSAVFPAGVQSGAAFRMRPRTLVFARSEGYCEIMATGCHLTADAVISRVPRRGDGDASTLFAVCQECAITLQRMDSQMIYHLGYRLDSVSDAAATPMLWRQKHRLLLDARGGLRDPSIFASSERPEAHEINDAAFWIAST from the coding sequence ATGACGTCGCCGCCGTCGAGACGCAACACCTCGATCACCGAGCCACCCCCCTGTCACCTCGACCCGGATCAATGGTTCTGCCGCTCTCGCCGAATGCAGGCTCTCTCAACGTGTTTAGCGTGCCCGTTGCGCCGCAGCTGCGCACAACTGGCCCTGGAGTGCCGGCCGTCCTGGGGCATGTGGGCCGGCATCTGGATCGACGGCCGCTTCGCCGCCGCCGCGGCCCTGCTCGACGAGGTAGCTGCGGATGATCCTCCGGTGGCACCGGAGCATGACCCCCCTCCCCCGCCTAGGGAACCGCGTCGTTCCGCGGTATTCCCCGCCGGCGTGCAGAGCGGCGCTGCCTTCCGTATGCGGCCACGCACCTTGGTGTTCGCCCGCTCCGAGGGGTATTGCGAAATCATGGCCACCGGCTGCCACCTCACGGCCGACGCGGTCATCTCCCGGGTTCCCCGCCGCGGCGATGGCGATGCCTCGACACTGTTCGCTGTATGTCAGGAATGCGCAATAACCCTGCAGCGCATGGATTCTCAAATGATCTACCACCTCGGGTACCGCCTGGACTCAGTGTCCGACGCTGCCGCCACACCGATGCTGTGGCGGCAGAAGCATCGTCTCCTTCTTGATGCCCGCGGTGGTCTGCGCGATCCCAGCATTTTCGCCTCATCAGAGCGCCCGGAAGCGCACGAGATCAACGACGCCGCGTTTTGGATCGCGTCGACTTGA
- a CDS encoding DUF4226 domain-containing protein, with amino-acid sequence MTFGLPSVPDLVSDLLEPAVVNVAKVVGAVGRVFGDDDQPPSQTPLQRTNTALYGPGGAPSAPPPAPAPPADSAGGLNDGATSAGDQHTQDTTGASLTDEKLAALLKQIFASNQQARDKINAILADVQSKSKQIAPEMADPASVMAFQKFMDGKFAEIQKVLGDAQVDAKTQAAIMDALGQEYRTSGPAPGEGGGTGSGTGSGSGESAGGGAGGGGGDAAPPPADDSVPSTTPAGDSGLTDPMAGMGPLGMGGMGMDPLSSLAGMGSALPGMLGGLGAGGSPLDALGGLGGLGSALPGLASQFSDKSAPDQGGDGEKFSDTKGDSKTEKSDDQFTDEPSKTDDSSVKKTEPGSPVPTEPTVQPAVNTSPEAAAPAAAPAVAPHTVPLPDGTSVTAADAQRERALKAVLNGSSVSAAYGDQIPPAGSPVMNPVDRNSLRPGDYAQFEAKPAVMYMGNGKIWLDGQLKEIRALTPSADFLGWTGPPAAGGGTQAAVPAPAPSAPASASVTTAPPTGNPTA; translated from the coding sequence GTGACTTTCGGTCTTCCCAGTGTTCCCGACCTCGTCTCGGATCTGCTGGAGCCTGCGGTGGTCAACGTGGCCAAGGTGGTGGGCGCGGTCGGCCGTGTCTTCGGCGACGACGATCAGCCGCCGTCTCAGACCCCGTTGCAGCGCACCAACACTGCGCTCTACGGCCCTGGCGGCGCGCCATCTGCACCGCCCCCGGCGCCGGCACCGCCCGCCGACAGCGCCGGGGGGCTCAACGATGGCGCCACCAGCGCGGGAGATCAACACACGCAGGACACCACGGGCGCGTCGCTGACCGACGAGAAGCTCGCCGCACTGCTCAAGCAAATCTTTGCGTCCAACCAACAGGCCCGCGACAAGATCAACGCGATCTTGGCCGACGTCCAATCCAAGTCAAAGCAGATTGCGCCGGAGATGGCCGACCCGGCATCGGTCATGGCGTTTCAAAAGTTCATGGACGGCAAGTTCGCCGAGATCCAGAAAGTGCTCGGCGACGCCCAGGTTGACGCGAAGACGCAGGCGGCGATTATGGACGCGCTCGGCCAGGAATACCGCACGTCCGGCCCTGCGCCCGGCGAAGGTGGCGGCACGGGGTCGGGAACGGGGTCCGGTTCGGGAGAGTCCGCAGGCGGGGGAGCCGGGGGTGGCGGCGGGGATGCGGCGCCCCCTCCCGCCGATGATTCAGTCCCCTCGACGACGCCTGCCGGCGACAGCGGCTTGACCGATCCCATGGCCGGGATGGGCCCCCTGGGCATGGGCGGGATGGGGATGGACCCGCTGTCGTCGTTGGCCGGGATGGGATCGGCGCTACCGGGGATGCTTGGCGGTCTCGGCGCCGGCGGTTCACCGCTGGACGCCTTAGGCGGCCTCGGCGGCCTGGGATCGGCCCTTCCGGGCTTGGCGTCGCAGTTCTCGGACAAGAGCGCCCCGGACCAGGGCGGCGACGGTGAGAAGTTCTCCGACACGAAGGGCGATTCGAAGACCGAAAAGTCCGACGATCAGTTCACTGACGAGCCGAGCAAGACCGATGACTCGTCAGTAAAGAAAACAGAGCCGGGCAGCCCCGTTCCCACTGAGCCAACTGTGCAGCCCGCGGTGAACACCTCGCCCGAGGCCGCGGCCCCGGCGGCGGCCCCGGCGGTCGCGCCGCACACGGTCCCCTTGCCCGATGGCACGTCGGTGACCGCTGCGGATGCGCAACGTGAGCGTGCGTTGAAGGCAGTGCTCAACGGTTCCTCGGTGAGCGCGGCTTATGGCGATCAGATCCCGCCGGCAGGGTCGCCGGTGATGAATCCGGTCGACCGCAACAGTCTACGGCCGGGGGACTACGCCCAGTTCGAGGCCAAGCCTGCAGTGATGTACATGGGGAATGGGAAAATCTGGCTGGATGGTCAGCTCAAAGAAATTCGTGCGTTGACCCCCTCGGCAGATTTTCTAGGCTGGACGGGACCGCCGGCAGCTGGGGGCGGGACGCAGGCCGCTGTGCCGGCGCCGGCACCCAGCGCCCCGGCATCAGCTTCGGTTACCACGGCGCCGCCGACCGGTAACCCCACGGCGTAG
- a CDS encoding ParA family protein, translating to MTMNGQARVVLVANQKGGVGKSTTVAAIAEMIAAAGKRGRRVLVVDGDPQANVTVEDLGVDGDGGQSLAQTLQFGAPLTPVRDVRPNLDVIAGGPHLAVAGATAQVMAENGINMAANLEAQLSLLSDSEGYDLVVIDSGPGDVPLLDTYLSVANYLLIPTRDDQASLGGVARLAKRFWHARKRGSSIQLLGVLLFDVNPRATKRNEDVFAQVNEMLAGSGTTPFDITIRSAPAAAVDMRTLHKTAGELVALAHDERRSRIAKLRGKESPTRAMWSSDPSGLAADYQELVRQIIGRLRRFEAPVQERVG from the coding sequence ATGACGATGAACGGTCAGGCGCGCGTGGTCCTGGTGGCCAATCAGAAGGGTGGTGTCGGAAAGTCAACCACCGTGGCGGCCATTGCTGAGATGATCGCGGCCGCCGGCAAGCGTGGACGCCGGGTCCTCGTCGTCGACGGCGACCCGCAGGCCAATGTCACCGTCGAGGACTTGGGCGTCGATGGAGACGGCGGTCAGTCTTTAGCGCAGACCCTGCAGTTCGGGGCCCCACTGACGCCAGTGCGCGACGTCCGGCCCAATCTCGACGTCATCGCCGGCGGCCCGCATCTCGCGGTGGCCGGTGCCACCGCCCAGGTGATGGCCGAGAATGGCATCAACATGGCGGCCAACCTGGAGGCGCAGCTGAGTCTGTTGAGCGACTCCGAGGGTTACGACTTGGTGGTCATAGATTCAGGCCCCGGTGACGTCCCGCTTTTGGACACCTATCTGTCGGTCGCGAATTATTTACTGATTCCGACCCGCGATGACCAGGCGAGCCTGGGTGGGGTAGCGCGGTTGGCGAAGCGGTTCTGGCATGCCCGTAAGAGGGGCTCGTCGATTCAACTGTTGGGCGTGCTGCTTTTCGACGTCAATCCCCGCGCGACGAAACGCAACGAGGACGTTTTCGCGCAGGTCAACGAGATGCTTGCGGGCAGCGGCACGACGCCTTTCGACATCACGATCCGGTCGGCTCCTGCTGCCGCGGTGGATATGCGGACTTTGCACAAGACGGCGGGGGAGTTGGTGGCGCTTGCTCACGATGAGCGACGCAGCCGCATCGCGAAGTTGCGGGGCAAAGAGAGTCCGACGCGGGCGATGTGGTCGAGCGACCCCAGCGGGCTGGCGGCTGACTATCAGGAGCTGGTGCGCCAGATCATCGGCAGGTTGAGACGTTTCGAGGCGCCGGTGCAGGAGCGGGTCGGATGA
- a CDS encoding DUF2637 domain-containing protein, producing MAVTITAGIAVSSFVLSFAALSDLARRTGSWADWLPYLWPGIVDGAIVLATMGILTTAAYPDQRKNRQFFWSMLALGSLVSIGGNALHAILPASAPLPTWLAFAVACVPPAGILGSTHAVQILWRFNPTQAPEHAASPHAAWAPMTPRHLDRGERWLGIAREIHQRGRLTTHSEDTLTQALWRLFEVRPAMSLRAIGEEVGVSHHDVIARIRQTALEVVRDRPELAPMAVAIEGQPGLAS from the coding sequence GTGGCAGTGACTATCACCGCAGGCATCGCCGTGTCGAGTTTCGTCCTGTCTTTTGCGGCGCTGAGCGACCTCGCTCGGCGGACCGGAAGTTGGGCGGACTGGTTACCATACCTGTGGCCTGGAATCGTCGATGGCGCAATCGTTTTGGCGACCATGGGCATCCTGACCACAGCGGCCTATCCCGATCAGCGCAAGAATCGACAATTCTTCTGGTCGATGCTCGCCCTGGGTTCCCTGGTAAGCATCGGCGGCAACGCGCTGCATGCCATTCTCCCGGCGTCGGCGCCTCTGCCGACATGGCTGGCCTTCGCGGTGGCCTGCGTCCCACCCGCAGGAATTCTTGGATCCACCCACGCCGTGCAGATCCTCTGGCGGTTCAACCCGACACAGGCGCCGGAGCACGCCGCCAGCCCCCACGCCGCCTGGGCGCCCATGACGCCAAGGCACCTCGATCGCGGAGAGCGCTGGTTGGGGATCGCCCGCGAGATTCATCAGCGCGGCAGGTTGACGACACACTCCGAGGACACGTTGACGCAGGCGCTGTGGCGGTTGTTCGAGGTGCGACCGGCGATGTCGTTGCGCGCGATCGGCGAGGAGGTCGGGGTGAGCCATCACGACGTCATTGCCCGCATCCGGCAGACCGCGCTGGAGGTGGTCCGAGATCGCCCCGAATTGGCTCCTATGGCCGTAGCTATCGAGGGTCAGCCGGGCTTAGCGTCGTAG
- a CDS encoding YbaB/EbfC family nucleoid-associated protein, producing MTLTDDQYVAQAEAALAHMRARNKAFLDAVDGIDVPSLHDDVRARFDSNGNLVDLDIAPEALNVYTNVELEELITSVLRETRNQLTAQMQGLFVKYLVPTDPQFDPDALGERYVAPPPLDA from the coding sequence GTGACGTTGACTGACGACCAGTACGTCGCCCAGGCCGAGGCCGCGTTAGCCCACATGCGTGCTCGCAACAAGGCATTCCTGGATGCCGTCGACGGCATCGACGTTCCGTCACTGCATGACGATGTGCGCGCTCGTTTCGACAGCAATGGAAACCTGGTGGACCTCGACATCGCTCCCGAGGCGCTGAACGTCTATACCAACGTCGAACTGGAAGAACTCATCACCAGCGTCTTACGAGAGACTCGTAACCAGCTCACCGCGCAAATGCAGGGCCTGTTCGTGAAGTACCTCGTCCCTACCGACCCACAGTTCGACCCGGATGCTCTTGGTGAGCGCTACGTCGCACCACCGCCGCTTGACGCCTGA
- a CDS encoding PPE family protein, whose product MSDSAHAFIDPDGVRAAGAALSGAPAAAAAPPPAVTPCAADSTSVGVASALTSSITELINATMALNDKTAHAAGRLDQNAITYEEQEQANAASLASASRGSAQATPVLAGPTSGHAPTLAPVAPASGGVQPMSGREIAALLHGGPGPEALESAATALNTHAAQLESAAQTVRSARWSSEQSWDSAASARATTHLASLESTYTRHADQSRALSRDAAAQANNFRQARANTPTPEQFADLEQRLRAAAAANAQSGGRYTAMVTKLQTDLAAAHQQAVSSYTTYTNGSKLDAKPLGPSVASTATGGLGEAGAGGPGSPKEGSGEAPPGAGDPATAGLDGAAAGDLSGGDLMQTLLPTIFGVVAGAAGGLLGALSGAAEKVQQTGTQLVSGLAQGGASALQGMSAGEPEMGDLSSGEGGGPDDLGLGDGGGGAQPGDTQPASAGDGAGLSAAPASAAAAPAVAPAPTVGSAPSPIGGSGGAGMGAPMGGMMPPMMGGPGRGGGGEDDKRLYEEKRLRLTTPPNAEPVKGRVEARESRTERRDKQS is encoded by the coding sequence ATGTCCGACAGCGCACACGCGTTCATCGATCCCGACGGCGTCCGCGCCGCCGGGGCAGCCCTGTCGGGGGCGCCTGCGGCAGCGGCCGCACCACCGCCGGCGGTGACGCCGTGCGCGGCGGATTCGACGTCGGTGGGCGTCGCGTCTGCGCTGACGTCGTCGATCACCGAGTTAATCAACGCCACAATGGCTTTGAACGATAAGACGGCGCACGCCGCTGGTCGGCTCGATCAGAACGCCATAACGTACGAGGAGCAGGAACAGGCCAACGCGGCGTCTCTGGCCAGCGCGTCCCGAGGGAGTGCGCAGGCCACTCCGGTGCTGGCCGGCCCGACATCAGGCCACGCGCCGACCCTGGCCCCTGTCGCACCCGCCAGTGGGGGAGTCCAACCCATGTCGGGACGAGAGATCGCTGCCCTCCTTCACGGCGGCCCCGGCCCCGAAGCGCTGGAGTCTGCGGCGACGGCGCTGAACACCCACGCCGCCCAGCTCGAGTCGGCGGCGCAGACGGTGCGTTCGGCGCGGTGGAGCAGCGAGCAGAGCTGGGACTCCGCGGCCTCTGCTCGCGCCACCACGCACCTGGCCTCGCTGGAATCGACATACACGCGCCACGCCGATCAGTCGCGGGCGCTTTCCCGAGATGCAGCCGCGCAGGCCAACAACTTTCGTCAGGCACGTGCCAACACCCCCACTCCTGAGCAGTTCGCCGACCTAGAGCAGCGGTTGCGCGCCGCCGCGGCGGCCAATGCCCAAAGCGGCGGCCGTTACACCGCGATGGTGACCAAGCTGCAGACCGATTTGGCCGCCGCACATCAGCAGGCGGTGAGTAGCTACACCACGTACACCAACGGCAGCAAGCTCGACGCCAAGCCGCTGGGTCCCAGTGTCGCAAGCACTGCAACAGGTGGTCTTGGGGAAGCGGGAGCTGGTGGGCCGGGGTCGCCGAAGGAGGGGTCAGGTGAAGCTCCCCCGGGGGCCGGCGACCCTGCTACAGCGGGACTTGACGGAGCGGCCGCGGGCGACCTGAGCGGCGGTGATCTCATGCAGACCTTGCTGCCCACCATCTTTGGTGTCGTGGCGGGAGCCGCTGGTGGCCTCCTGGGAGCCCTAAGCGGTGCTGCGGAGAAGGTCCAGCAGACGGGGACCCAACTCGTCAGCGGCCTCGCCCAGGGCGGAGCGTCGGCGCTACAGGGCATGTCGGCCGGCGAGCCGGAAATGGGTGACCTCTCCTCCGGGGAGGGCGGGGGGCCCGACGATCTCGGACTTGGCGACGGCGGCGGTGGAGCGCAGCCCGGTGACACCCAGCCCGCCTCGGCCGGTGACGGCGCGGGCCTGTCCGCCGCGCCCGCGTCGGCGGCCGCGGCGCCGGCAGTAGCACCCGCACCGACAGTGGGCAGTGCGCCGTCGCCAATCGGCGGCAGCGGCGGAGCGGGAATGGGGGCCCCTATGGGCGGCATGATGCCTCCGATGATGGGTGGCCCCGGCCGCGGCGGCGGTGGTGAGGATGACAAGCGGCTCTACGAGGAGAAGCGACTCCGGTTGACCACCCCGCCGAACGCCGAACCTGTCAAGGGCAGGGTCGAGGCACGTGAATCACGCACTGAGAGAAGGGACAAGCAATCGTGA
- a CDS encoding YbaB/EbfC family nucleoid-associated protein, whose translation MQSDAEIQERTYLETSRSGALLVELDGNGGVVRVQLEPEVNATWSADTLSERLLHLHRLAIMRARLAQRQRMNELGADMPPDDTYPSEVEISAYRARYLDF comes from the coding sequence ATGCAGTCAGACGCCGAGATCCAGGAACGGACGTATCTGGAGACCTCGCGCTCCGGGGCATTGCTGGTGGAGCTGGACGGCAACGGTGGCGTGGTGCGTGTCCAGCTCGAGCCCGAGGTGAATGCAACGTGGTCAGCCGACACGCTCAGTGAGCGGCTGCTGCACCTTCATCGGCTGGCGATAATGCGAGCCCGCCTGGCGCAGCGGCAGCGTATGAACGAGCTCGGCGCCGACATGCCGCCCGACGACACCTATCCCAGCGAGGTTGAGATCTCGGCCTACCGCGCTCGATATTTGGATTTTTAG
- a CDS encoding type VII secretion target, translating into MADRLVVDVEAWQDHASWWDQESEAARERLAVDPATLETAQQAFGKIGSSTVGAAYAATLAARDELGQRMSANAQAVAAHIRRSVQTYVDQERDNQQMLRS; encoded by the coding sequence GTGGCTGATCGCCTTGTAGTAGACGTCGAGGCGTGGCAAGACCACGCTTCCTGGTGGGACCAGGAGAGCGAGGCCGCCCGCGAGCGCCTGGCCGTCGACCCCGCCACTCTGGAGACGGCGCAGCAGGCCTTCGGCAAGATCGGGTCGTCCACGGTGGGGGCCGCCTATGCGGCGACGCTGGCCGCCCGTGACGAACTCGGTCAGCGGATGAGTGCGAATGCGCAGGCCGTCGCAGCCCACATCCGTCGCAGTGTGCAGACCTATGTGGACCAGGAACGCGACAACCAGCAGATGCTGAGAAGCTGA
- a CDS encoding ParA family protein, with amino-acid sequence MAIHVLLNQKGGVGKSTLSVNLAAVTADVLNRGDDPNASSPVLALSVDPQGSAVWWASRMNDLPFHIAQAHDDLDNLAKIKDLPGIQHVYVDTPGWIDLDGDSRGGDPLGRGPAADVLRAVLDMADQVIVPIEPEPLSFDPTARTIGKVVQPRGLRYIVVINNWDPRDGTFDLNQTREFVKANGWPLANTVIRHYKLHVRASAEGQVVTEYPANRVALQAREDFYKFALELNVGGTR; translated from the coding sequence ATGGCTATCCATGTCTTGCTCAATCAAAAGGGCGGCGTCGGCAAGAGCACCCTGTCGGTCAACCTGGCCGCCGTGACCGCCGATGTCCTCAACCGCGGCGACGACCCTAACGCGAGTTCACCCGTTCTTGCGCTGTCGGTCGACCCCCAGGGCTCGGCGGTCTGGTGGGCATCGAGAATGAACGACCTGCCGTTCCACATTGCCCAGGCCCACGACGACCTAGACAATCTCGCCAAGATCAAAGATCTGCCCGGCATCCAACACGTCTACGTCGACACCCCCGGATGGATCGACCTCGACGGAGACAGCCGCGGTGGCGACCCCCTGGGCCGCGGGCCCGCCGCCGACGTTCTGCGCGCCGTCCTGGACATGGCCGACCAAGTCATCGTGCCCATCGAGCCCGAACCGTTGAGCTTCGACCCAACCGCGCGCACCATCGGCAAAGTCGTCCAGCCCCGCGGATTGCGCTACATCGTCGTCATCAACAACTGGGACCCCCGCGACGGAACCTTCGATCTCAATCAGACCAGAGAGTTCGTCAAAGCCAACGGCTGGCCGCTGGCCAACACCGTCATTCGGCACTACAAACTTCACGTGCGCGCCAGCGCTGAAGGACAAGTCGTCACCGAATACCCCGCCAACCGGGTCGCGCTGCAAGCACGCGAAGACTTTTACAAATTCGCGCTAGAACTCAACGTCGGAGGAACCCGCTGA